tgaatagccttgactttggaaggatccagctcgatcccccggcgactgacaatgaatcccagtagctttcttgcgggaaccccgaatgcacattttgcagggttcaatttcaagttgtacctccttaacctgtcaaagaactttctcaagtccgctatgtgatccgggaccctcttggatttgataatgactccgtccatatacacctctatttccttgtgtatcatgtcatggaagatgattgtcatggctctcatgtaagtggccccagcatacttcagaccaaatggcatcatcatGTAGCAATATACCCCCCAAGGTGTAATGAAATCGGTTTTCTCAACATCtttttcatccatccagatctgatgataacctgtgaagcaatccacaaaggactgGAGTTCattcttggcgcaattatcgatcaggatgtgtatttttggtagtgggaagtcgtccttgggacttgctttgtttgaatcccgatagtcaacacataccctgactttcccatccttctttggcactggcacaatgttagctaaccaggttgggtactcaaccaccctgagaactttggctttgatctgcttggtaacttcctccttgattttcaggctcttGTCTAGTTTGAACTTTCTAAGTTTCTACTTGACTGGTTGACACATGGGATTAACAGGCAGCTTGTGAGCCAATATGGACATGCTCaagccagtcatgtcatcatatgaccatgcaaaaatatcctcatactcttttaggaaccgaatgtactcttccttctctgtcgGTGACAAGTagatgctgatgcgagtctccttgacggtttcgACGTCTCCCAAATTTGCCGCTTCGGTTTCGTACAGGTTGGACttgggcttattctcaaagttttcaacctctctgacaacttcctcgggtatctcatcttcttcatctgaattaCTATCCTCATGTtatgttgcctcattacatgtcacagtcactggttcatcaagaaaagtaataataacgttgtaaaaagaaaaagtgtagaaatagtaatgaataataaagagcaaatgcatttgattaaaaccgaAAAATCATTTAGACAAGTATGGCTCggtgaatcgagcatttattttgaaacaagtaaatcttaaaacagAATTACtagaaatcttaaatgcctagaatggctatagaagtaaaatctgccaagctacccagggactcggcgggctcgggatggtgtggcagtccagttcTTGAGAACGGCTCCCTTCTTCATGGTCTGAACAGTGAGGACTCATTTCTTCTCCTCCTTAATTATGgtactgcagtccatgtcttcatcctccaagaacaaattcctcAACCCAGCTAGTGTTTCTTCTTCTGCGGTCCCCCATATCATATCAgcctggtgaaaagcttgttccaaacatgGCATTGGCTGCTCAAGAGGGTGatatggtccacgccatggaggtgaccaatACATGTACTCTTGCCATatgtactggtatccgagcccaacgGTGGTATCATGATTTTTCAGTTGTATCGGTTTAGTGATACCTtgaaggttctttcccaaccctttgttaGGTTCATATCCAgtccatgctagtatgctttctattttgttactccaccacttatccttctcgacggcattgacccgttcaatattATGATAGGTTTTCCCTcatagccttcttctatgtccaatggccaggatagtttgactagtgtagttggggttacttccatctctgaGAATGCTTACCTCCTggcggttccattcaaacttcatggcttgatgtagtttggaaggcacggctccagtgtcatggatccacggtcggcccaacagaagattatatgaggctggtatgtcaagcacctgaaattcgatgtcgaaccaagttggcccaatttgtaagcaaaggttgatttcctcgatcgtggccctttgggacccatcgaaagctttcacgttcatgcttcttACCCGTATTTCATGTAAACCTTTGTCCAACCATTTCAGAGTgtctaatggacaaatatttaggtttgaacctccatcaaccaagaccctggcaatgaacttgtcttccaATCACACCGTAATATGcgatgctcgattgtgattcagcccctcaggtggtagctcatcttcgtggaagatgatcttatgactctCTAGTACCTtcccaaccatgttggccatttctccgtcagtgatgttattgggtacataagcctcgttCATCACTTTCATTAGAGCGTTCTTATGTGCCTCTAAATTCTGCaacagtgacaggatagatatttgAGCACGGATTTTGTttagatggtcaacaacagaatactcctttgcttgtactttcctccaagggtcatctggcccggtctcaatgataggtttcctagtagtggcatccttgCTTGATCTTCCCAAATGTTctggtgtatagactcttccgattctggtcattccttgtgcggcgtcagattcctctaccttggccttcccttttcgccgaaCCTTGGCaatataatcccagggtattgcttttgagttgaatgggggtgtggttgatactatcaCAGTGAaatgtgtgaccacttctacttcaaatggagcgggggtggccGCGAGCAAAGCCACCTCTACCTCGAATGGAGTTGATGTAGTTACCTCAAACTTGAtcggtgactgagtctgtaccacaataggagtaagtgtgactacaACTTTAatgtcatcgccttctcgaataagctcaattgacccctcagggtcccattcttcattcgtttccatcacatgtacaccatcaccactatgatcagggaggggattgttgtggacattaggtgtggcttcctttgcctgtatgatATTGTTGTCAATTAGTGTCTGGATCATATCCTTTAATTTTCGGTACTcaacagtggtgtgccctttcataccggaatggtacgcacaagttttgttcggattgacccattgggatggattttctaatgccataGTGGGAACAGGAGTGATGTAACccgcggctttcaacctttcatacaattggtcgatgggctcaacaatggcgatgtattgtctgggtggcttgcggtcgaagttgggcCTTGGTCTTagataattttggcgagctggtgatgattggaagtgggatggttgggagttataggtgtgatggacagtggctggttgggaatatctgagaGGTGAAGGTTCATATATAGGCgttgatgcttggtatgtgggtggaggtgtttgatatgtgggtggaggtgcttGATATGTGGGAGGAGGTGCTTGATAgacaagtggagattttgggccctgggctaccattactgccccaacatctttttttttcgatatgccacctgattgtagtgccttatttgtggcttgcaATGCCTCGaagttcgttaccatcccgcttttgattccttcttcgattatttatccaagtttgatgatatcagagaatttgtaATTGTCGATAACCATCAACCGCTCATAATATTGCGGAACATGTGCtttgacgaagaatttattcatctgttcttcgtccaaagatggcctgaccttggctgcttccgacctccaacgagtagcatactcacggaaagtaTCAGTatgtttcttcttaagattttgaatgtagaaaacatccggtgcattctctgtgttgaacctgaaccggtccatgaaatccgacgccatacttacccaattggactATTTCATAGGATCTTGGCTGATATACAAAGACAAAGCATCcctagtaagactcctcataaagagcttcatccggatcttttcatctttcccgaccccgacaagcttgtcacaataggtccttagatgagccCTGGGATCACCCATGTTGTCGAACAtcttgaacttgggaggtttgtacccctcaggcagttctacatctggctgtatgcacgggtcttcatagtttaaaccttttattcctctgtcgccttcaacaccttgaactcggcttgttaacttcttgagttctttagccatgtttttaatgagcaggtccttctcggaggattccaGTGTAttggagattggttgggtagagtaaggtacggtttccacatatatagggttgcattgatgggtgccagggacttgggtgtaatgatggtcattggtggagttctGGGTatcaggaatgggttgtggtgtgttttggggagtgtggtaagtggtggttggtgggtactaaaTTGATTAATGGTGATGTTATGGTGGAGTTGGTATGGgcaatggattgagattttggggtggagttgcatattgatttggCACGGGAGgattttggttttgtgtgttctgaggaggtgctAGGTTCTTTGcgttttgttggtggatgtcggggacatttaaggtgagtgacaagtttgccaagttgcgaacttGCTCAAGTTCaccttgcagttctagtatcttttgttccagtctcaagactagatcatttggggtcggagtactacggccatctgaggtttctgcattctcaatattctccttttgggtaccacttaagtcgtccatttttgcttttcctctacCCTTTGTGTTGCCTGGAGGAGTAGGAGGTGGAGGTCCTCTAGATCTGCTATGATAcactgatgaggccagtatgagtgaaccaacctaaggggatgggaataataaaataaggaaaaacaaaaaaggtaaaaaGTCATTGAGGAtcttgaaatgtttgcagtatttaaacatatattgcggaaatgtaaattcgtgtcctactttgggaacctcgttgtgtccgaggtaggcctagcgacaaataaatttggaaaacctttaatttcaataaatgcttcatttcataatataaaaatagacgaatcccaaaatgacactaagataagaaaataagtcactactggcacttggccttattacattttaggaaaaagcaaataaatctagcctgtttggtcccaaaaggaccttccccagattcgatcttccggactccatcatatagattCCTCAACTCACGCAGCCCCAGCAgtaagtaggctctggccaaatATCCTCCTTCAGCTCTTTCAGCGTTCTGacaattttcaatcctctttatgactttaccttccagctccactattcctcgctccagatattctagTTTCCTACTGGAAGTGACTGCCATttctttccattcctcgatcaagctcacattcctctcatgtatttcccggtgcgcattctcagagtcgtggaccctcttgcgtagcctattgtatttgacttgagcttcagcttcttcatctatgattctattccctcgaccggcccCTGGTGTCACaattcctttcagattgtcctctaaCAATACCTGGTAGAGAGGCTCGCAGCCTGTATTATACCTATCTGGCTCAACGGTGTTCTTCTttacaatgattttgcagtgccacatgtgctgagcttggcacttgtaagggacgtcgtcatcttgaaagtctaccctgaaatgactcatcttgacaacccttggtacaacctatttcctgcctgcttgcctcataactcggatagggacataggggtatatccctctcaacccgatcagcaccaagtgcggagcatccctggatctgatgatgaattcgtctgttgggaaccattcaaacatccattgtacatgttcctcagtcagattgtcgaagaacccAACCCATTCTTTAGCAGTTTCTGTCTGAGCAAACCtatctggaatgtaagtcatccgcttggggtaatggaaggcaatatggtcgttccaagcccttcgcggaaattcttggcgatagtgacccttttggaaatgctccaacaaccacaactgcagcaacaagttacaaccctcgaaatgcttgacccctctttgacagtgctccagagccctgtagatgtcagCTAAGATCATGGGAATTATGttatatgtctgtccattaatcctTTCCATCAAAGCCTTggtgaccatggccaacctagtgtaggtttttctctttttcattaaGAACACTATTAGGCCTAAGAAGCATACAATGAATAGGAAAACTATGCGGTTGATGtgacccagagaagtgagagagatctcatcatggtaggtacggaAAGAGTTgttatggccatacctctcatacaggtatttgaaaggtatgtaagattccttcaagcacactaggttgacattcttcttcagccccatcatctttaaaAATCCCCTACCAGTAcggttttctggtaccaatagcTCGAGACTATCCCAAACTAACCCCacaagccctccaatttcttctataagaggtgtcatttctatgtcgccgaaaTGAAACACAACCCTTTtactatcccagaataaagtagatgctgtgagcacgtgatttttgttttcgcgacaatcactccaaaagaaacaaaaataatagcaattggtcttgctgtacaatttttggatttttacgtggcatttttattagttatttgtgatcttgtccatttttattttatcaaacacaAAAATGTGTGTCATGTGTAGTTGAAccataatccggttattaaaagaaaaaatcacaaaatatgcatcttttgcccTATTTGTTGCCTTggtttgattttacctatttttaacattttaatatgtgtgtaataatttctttaagtgttaattaatgaggtttaattttgtttaattgggTTTTGTGTTTTAAAATCATAAATGGAAGAAAAGGGTGCAATTTGGTTTAAAATAGATTTGGGCTGGTTCCCTATttaaaatctgaggcccaaaaaAGCAGCCCAAGCAACCGGTCCAGCAGACCCATCTCCAGGtctccaaacgacgtagtttgacaccaaaactacgtcgtttcagggggatcccatctcagccgttcaagcCACCCTGATCTAACGGCCCTCATCATATCCCCCGTACCCACatacaaacccgacccgttctaCCCGAACCAACCCTGACCCTAATATtaagccaaacgacaccgttcgtttaaaccttcagatccaggccgttgatctcgattgatctaacggccgagatcaagccatccaccccatatataagctttcctcTCGtgccccgccccctatccaaacacccctccTTCATCCTCATCCCCCTCACGTAACCCAAGCCACCACGGAACCCTAGAGCcaccccctttcccctcaccaaaaacccggcggcatggacaccggtgaccaccaccttaacaccataggaccgcctcaccaccctgaacatagatctgTTGTCCTTTTGCCTCGAATCAAACCCTAGGttctcaaatct
This genomic stretch from Nicotiana sylvestris chromosome 9, ASM39365v2, whole genome shotgun sequence harbors:
- the LOC138878586 gene encoding uncharacterized protein, translating into MVTNFEALQATNKALQSGGISKKKDVGAVMVAQGPKSPLVYQAPPPTYQAPPPTYQTPPPTYQASTPIYEPSPLRYSQPATVHHTYNSQPSHFQSSPARQNYLRPRPNFDRKPPRQYIAIVEPIDQLYERLKAAGYITPVPTMALENPSQWVNPNKTCAYHSGMKGHTTVEYRKLKDMIQTLIDNNIIQAKEATPNVHNNPLPDHSGDGVHVMETNEEWDPEGSIELIREGDDIKVVVTLTPIVVQTQSPIKFEVTTSTPFEVEVALLAATPAPFEVEVVTHFTVIVSTTPPFNSKAIPWDYIAKVRRKGKAKVEESDAAQGMTRIGRVYTPEHLGRSSKDATTRKPIIETGPDDPWRKVQAKEYSVVDHLNKIRAQISILSLLQNLEAHKNALMKVMNEAYVPNNITDGEMANMVGKVLESHKIIFHEDELPPEGLNHNRASHITV